From the genome of Papaver somniferum cultivar HN1 unplaced genomic scaffold, ASM357369v1 unplaced-scaffold_21, whole genome shotgun sequence:
ttcaattttcgagaattgtgcctaaaatgaaagtatcacttttcttgaaatggagggagtacatcgttttattagttgcaacagaaaattagttgatgcataaaccaaaatatagttacataaagtaatatgtttcctttatgatggtttgcataatgaatatatatttaattttctaaaattgtgcctaaaatgataaatacctccgaatttttcgtaaaaactcaaaatttgatattgttgtatgTACTCATTGCATAGCTTTTTTTATTACCTTTCtaacgagataaaatttataaaattccaagacacgaatttttagatatgttatattaaagtttgcattccaattatacccctaaaaataGGATATAtaaggagttatagtaattggattAAAAGGGAGGGATAATTGTGTTTTATATCAATTAATTACTTAGGATTTACAAATAAGTGGTCATATAAAGATCCTCCCTCGCTTGgctcggtcggcccaattacTCGATATTTGCATTTATCTGCATTAGGTAAATAATGCCACATCTGCTATTGGCTAGTAATGCTTTCGGAGGCTGGAAGAGCCTTCCTTGTTAGTGGATAAATTCCAAGGACGCTACTAGTAAATTTATGAGCAAAAATGGATAGATCTATGATGCAAAGTGAAATTTTTTCCTTTTGTGGATATAAGTACTAAAGAGAATCTAGTGAAATAAAAGAGAGACAAAAACACGACTAAGCAATATTAGTTTGACATTAACCAAATTACTAGTATTATTATCGGAAAATGAATTATTTGTccatatatttttaaatcacggttcaaatggacgagtaaaaaatagtttgggtgaaatggccaaagaaaaaaatagtaaggataaaactggattcatcctagctgaaatttacaaaatagtaaggatgaaactagatacatcctgtgtaaattaaaaataagaaaaaatatttgaaaatgggcacgatgaaactggttacatcctgcctatttttacatttttgtcaatttaaacagtatcaaaatctaactgtccatttcactcaggaattattggttttggtctttttaaccgatTTTGTGTATTATTATTAGATAATTAATGGAGTTGAAATTGGGCAAAGGCTACAAGTAGACAATGTTAGCCACTCTCATTTGTCTAATTGGCTAATTAAGAAAGATAGGTATATAAAAtattgcaaaattaattaagaaacaaGAAGATTACGAAAAGTAAACAACTCTCCTGGACAGTTTCCCACTTGATGATAACAACACCTCCACAGGTACGTAAAGGGCAAGGGAAGATCATAAAGAATATGGTATCGGAAGACGGAatatgtttttctttccttttatgaAATAATAAATGTCAAAAAGAACGTTAACGCGGGAGAATAATCTACAATGAAATTCATTTCACACACAGGATGTTAGTTGAATTGTTGTCTCCTTGACTCTTATACTTCTACTCCTAGTTAACGAATCAAACACAAAACATAATTTAACTAGGCGTGGAAGGATGCAATTGCAATGCACCACTTTCTAATGCATATCTGGTTATGATCGTACATAGATACCCTAGTTACTCACCATCGAACATGAAACACATCCGAGTAAAATGTGAACCATATCAAAGAGATTTAGAAAGGAAGAACAGGAACTAAATTACAGGTTTTAGTGAAATGCTGACATATAAAAACCACATACTCGTATTGGGCGTTGTTTTTTCATGTCAAGCTACATTATTTCTTGTATTTCCTACCTACTACGTACATTTTCTTGCACCCTTCCATAAGATCCGAACTTATGGAAGAGAGGAAGAGTAAAGCAAAAGTGGATGTTCagtttcttctttcatttttctttttcgtGGTATATTCATTTTACCTTTCTACAAAGATAGTGATTTCTACATCATTTAGGCTTACCTGGAATTATTTTCTGATCGGACATCATTCTCGAACTTTTAATTGACTTGTGCCTATGGACTAATTAGTGTGGCACACCACTGGCGCCACAACTTGGATGTGTCACATAACTATCAAATAACAATCACACCCACCCACAAGCGTGGGCATTCATAGCTTTTAGTTGTGGGTCTCCCAAGGGTCCAAAAGCAATTGCATTTAACAGGGCATAAAGAAAAAATTTCTTGATCATTTTACCTGGAAAGCCTAATCAGTTCCCTGGGACTTTGCTTCGAAATAATAATATTATCTCCATAATTAAGATAAATAGTTAAATAGTTGAACAAATATTAATGAGGACTATCAAATGGATATTGAGAGCCATAAGGAAAATCAAAGCCCAAATAAAGATCTTGAGAATCCAGTGTTGAAGAAAATTCACATACTTCATAATCTGAAGTTTCTAAGTTTTGTCCACCATCAAAATAGCTCACTTGGTAAGGCGAGAAGGAACTGGATTCTGAAATTGTAGGAGATGAAGAAAAAGGACTAGTCATGAAGTGATTATCAGGTGTCGTTGAAGAGAAaatgttgttgttattgttgtcgTTGTTACTTTCTTTATCTGTACATGATGAAATGGGTATTGAAGCCGAAGGAAATGAGAATGAAGGGGATCTTAGAACTGCTTGGGTCGTAATGAAATCCTCTGTTTTACTATGACAACTACTAGTTTGGAAATTGATTATCGTTTCTTGTGTTTTGATCCGCCTCTGATCTTGTTGATCTTGTCGGTTTTGCGATTTCCCTGGTAGCAAATGtgcaccttgaatacaagtacgTCTTCCGCAATATGTCACACTAAACATCGATGAGTCCTCGTCGGAACGTTGAACTTGTTTTCTAGCTAAACATCCTTGAGCATTGCTATGTGTACATCTGTGATAGCCTCtgaaaatttgcaatatatctaATGACACATTTAACTTCTGAAGATATATAATGCGAATTGATGAATTTTACTGTTGCTCACCTTGGATAATTGGCTCCAAGAATATCTTTCTGTCCATATTTTCTCCAACTATACCCATCATCCACAGGTTCTTCCAACCCGGTATGTTCACAAACGCGTACTTGTTCTGTCCATCTCTGTAATGTTTTCCTGTTATCACAAAATAGAAGTTGCTTATAAGATAAAACTCATACAAATAAGAATTTCACAAAACTATACAGTCAAATGGATCCAAATATACCTCTTCTTGGAGGCGTTTCCGTTGAGATCAGACTTATAATTGCTGCAAGGACTTCTGTCAATAGAACGCGGGGAATCGGACTGGATAACATCTGACTGGGATCCAGTAATTTGAGATTGGTTGCCAGCTTCCGACTTGGTCCCGGTCAACATGGAAAGGGTGTTTTCGAAAGATGATAAAATTTGAGGTAGTAGCAAATTGGCAGCAGTTGAAGTAGCAGAATCAAGACCAAATTGTAATTCCTCAAAGTAACTCTATAGCTTGGGTTAGCTCATTGAGTATCAATGGCTTTTGATCCATATAACTCATGCTACTATTATTCTCCTCCATTTTAATGAAACTACTCATGATTGGAACCAGTACTAGAACTAGTAGAGATGAAGCGGAGGAAGGAGGGATGTGGATTTATAGGAACGACCCTGACTGGGTAAGTACGAAATAACTATCCGCGTTATATTTTTGTACGCAAATTGCAAAGATGGTAATATGTCAaagctaaaaaaagaaaaaactagttGAACTTACTTACCCCGTATGAACCTACCAAATGGATGCGCTTGCTAATGTTGTTTTTAATAATGATTATTTTAGTTATTTTGATTACTGTGACTTTACCTTCTTCCCCATTCAAGTGGATAATTTAGAAATTATAATAATTTCAAGTGGTTTGATAATTTAGAAATTATTTTAGTTATTTTGAGTATAATTCTAATTTCAGTATTAGCAAATTTAGAAACATTAATTGGACTGAATGATGGTGTAAACCtaggctgaacatggtttcggttttccgctagaaccgaaccaaaccagaccaattaggaagaaaccaaaccgaaccatttactaatggattggttacagtgtagaaagtggaaaacggatagtgttggttttggtttggtttgacctctaaaaccgaaccaaaaaccattgaaaaaccgattaatttttaaacttaatttctaccgtcgatatacaagtattagattcaacccattgatttagaggataaatagaaattctaaatctaatattttattatgatactctccctctttctctttctccttctctcagtcgcctcctttctccacccccaactacagctgctgctactcgactattttcttcccgtcttccttttttttttatttgtcaataactaaattaagatatattatatatcttcttttgatctctagaattagagtaagctttaactattcttgatattttttttattttatttttttgtctataaatttgtgtaaaccaatactatcggcaactacgattttttatctgtaaatttgtgtatttttttttttggtttgacataattattggttaaccaaaaaaccactgggacaaaccgaaaccaactggaaccataaaccgaaccaatggttaatggattggtttggtttagatttttagaaaccaatagtattggtttcggtttggctagaaaccgaaccaaaaccgaccatgaacagccctaactGTAAACTCTTTCTTTCATTCTACCGAAAATATCTTACCCACGTATAGATTCTCATTTGACAAACTAAAATTTCCGTAGAAATATACTTTTGGGCCTGGTTTTAAATTTTTTCGTAAAATCAATTATTTTTATGCAATAAGTCCAGTAggtaaaactaaaagaaaaatgcTTGACTTACATGGACTAAAAAGTTAGCTTACAGAAATATAACCGCAAtgaaaaagcaaaaataaattcTAAAGGTCGCAGTCATTACCAAATCTATGAGCAAAAATTGATTACTATTTCATAAACAAATTGCAAAGATGCTTGAAAATTTCCTTATTTGGATATAAGTACTAAAAAGTGGATATAGATGAAGTTGGAAGGAGTGAAAATGTCGTTAATCGTGGGTTAGCAATACTAATTTGAGACTTAAAAATGATTAGTTCACCGAAAGGAGTTGAATAAGTGCAAACCGCCACTAGAGGAAGACAAAATTAGGCACCCTAATTTgtttaattttcttataaattttATACTAAGAAAAATGAATacctaataaaaatgttgaaaaattAACTAAAAATAGGAATGGGAAGTTCCCAAGTCGATCCATTTGCAAAAGAGTACCTCCAGAGGTATATGAAAGGGCAAGCGAAGTGGAGGAATAGTGgatcatttatttatttacttttctataaataataaaattatctagttAATCAATGTTATTTTTGAACACAAAACtggttaaaaaaatcaaaatcaataattcctgagtgaaaatgacatttagattttgatactgtttagatggacaaaaatgtaaaaatatccaggatataaatagtttcatcctacccatttttaaatgttttttcttatttttaatttacatcaggatgcatccagtttcatactTACTGTTGTTTAAGTTTAAGTCAAGATGAATCCAAttttatccttgctatttttttagtgtccatttcacccatactgatttttactcgtccatttgaaccatgttttaaaaatatttcgacaaataacccattttccgatttttcaattaatcaaattaTTCCTCAATTGTGGCAAGTTATGGTGTAAATCTCAAGATACTGACTCCTTGTCCAAATTTAATTTCCTCAAAAAATTCAAACAAGAATCATCAACCAACCCTTGTTAGCAGTGGCATTCAGCCTCTTTGGTTTCATATTTTTTTCTACTTTCCATCTTTGTTACGCAGTGGGCTCAGGGGTATAGCACCCAAATGCTTTGATATACACAGGAGTTCTTTCTTGGGAAAGGTATATCAAGGTTGGAGCATTCCACTGAACCAAGTTGAATCCTGTTGTAATGTTTAGATTTTAACATCACTGGGAGTCATGACTGGGTGGAAGATTTAAAGAAACATTGCAAAACCCTGCAAGTACTACCAAATCATGTTGGGCTGTAGCCTGCAGGAAATCCAACTCCTTGAAAGGTAGGCTAGATTCCAAACAGTTTTCGGTCTAAAATAGATCCTTGTTTACATCTGATTCAGCATGATAAATCAAAAGGACTTTAATTGAGATGCAGTTGAAAATAAAATTACAGAAACTTGGGATGGGCAAAGCAACCTATTGTGTAGTAAGTAATCTACTTCTGTAACAAAACCTTTTTTCACAGAGAAACTAAGATTATACCTTCATCATCTTAGCCGAGTATAGACTACAGAAAACTCTGAAGGATGAAACTGATCATGCAATTTTGCAAGCAAAATTACTATGTATTATGAAAGttcacaaaaacaaaaacaaaaaaaagaaaaaaaaaaaaaaaaaaaaaaaaaaaaaggaagaaaattgaGAAGAGGAAAACAAACAAAGAACTAACAAGCAAAAGGACTGGAATACTCAGCCTGGAAGAGGTGCTCAATACAAGGAGGGGAGGAGAGCCACACATAAGATATGTGGTTACTGGCTACAAAGGCATCAAGAGAATGCGCAACAGTATTGGCATTCTTCCTGACATGAACAAATTAAACTCAATGTCTTCAAAGGAGATAAGGTAAACTTTAAGGAGATAAAGTTCACAAATATAGATACATCAAATAGGAGTTCATATAAAATTCAGAAATCATAGTCAGTAAGAGACTTCATTAAACACGTCAAACTGAGAACATTAAGCAAAAAGAACCAAACATCATCTTGACTTCTTTGGTTTTGAAAGAAAACTGGTGCAAATAAGGCATACAATTCATTAATTGAGTTCTTTAATATGCAAATAGAAAGAGTAAAATAACTCAAGCCTTAAAAGAGACAGCTGAGTTCCTCAGTTAACCTCAGACTGTCTTCGTTGTTTTTTTGTATTCAAGGTTTGAAATGCAAGGATGGCTTCAAGTGTCTTACCAAGATGAGGGTGGAAGTATTGTTGGCATCATTTTTAGCACAAATGGCAGGATCATCTTCCCTTTATAACTTGTATGCCTGTTAGCCACAAGTGAAGAATGGCTGAGCTCTTCAAAACATCCAGTTTGGATATTGAATCCCCGAACCCTGTGCTTGCAACCAAACAAAACAATATTACGGTCTAGCGGACTGAAACCTAAAATCTGGACTGCTACATAATCACTTATCGAAAGACAAATTCCTGCTATGGTATCGTAAACTGAAATATCTGAtagaagtgtgtgggcttccaactcaaaaccaattggcaattagtgaagtggctccacaccttatatattagGATCTAGACTAACGAGTTAGCTATGTGGGACTATATTTAGTTCTCCAACATGCCCCTTCCACGTGTAGGCCTCTGTGAGTCCGCTACATCGTGGACCTGTTGTATGGTTGCCCTGCCTTCTTGGGTCTTATTGGGTCTTACGTCTCATACAGGgcatagctctgataccatgatagaagtgtgtgggcttccaactcaaaaccaattggcaatgagtggagtggctccacaccttatatattagGATCTAGACTAAGGAGTTAGCTATGTGGGACTATATTTAGTTCTCCAACAATATCCTTGTGCAACATTTGCCAGTTTTTCCTCATCAAGCACCCAAACACTGACAATTACTTTCCTCCTTGTAACTCTAGCGTAACAGATGCCACCTTCTGACTCCCCAAGAATATGATAATAAAACATACCGAAGTGTTTATCACCTAAGTTAGCATCCAGCAAATTGATCAAACTACACTGATGCCCATCACTTCTGTTGTTATGGTTGATATTATAAACTAACATTCTATTCGACCCTTCTATCCAAAACAAAATACCGTTAAGAGTAACAACATTCTCATATTTAGTATGACACATGTAGGTACAAAAAATAGGTTCGCCACGTGGCCACACAGGAATGCACAAAATATGACCGTGGGATCTCACTTAAAAATCTCGGTCAgcgacttgtcaaatcaagtcaggaTAGTCATTATTGAATAAGTCAACGAAATGAAAAACCAGGCGCGAGATATCATATTGAGGAGAGGTAACTCGCTCGAAGAGTCTAAGCTGCGAAGAATCAGTTGGAGTACCCAGCAAGTTAACGATCACGAAGTAAAGGTTGGTGAAATGAGGTTGCTTGGCTGAGAAGATAATCGGAGAAGTTAATTAATTATGGAGCAATAAAAGAGACAGCTGTCCAAACAAATATCCAAAGTTGTCAGCGAAAGaaagggaaaaactttatggaaaatgatcTGGGAGAAGTATAAATCATCTCCACGAGAGTCgggcgaagtaaaatgagttgtacaccattagtgtcaattggtctataaataggagTCCTTGAGTAATGTAAAGGGGGTCGGATTCTAAGGGAGGTAAGAGCTAGGCTTAAAgtgagagattagggtttccttgtacttAAGAACTTGTATCTTTCACTACTTGGAGTGATTACTTAATAAAAGATTTTATCATTGAAAGCatttatcatgtcttagatctgtttCTCTTCTCACTTGGGTGTGCTACCGGATTTttggtagttacattttggcgtccagaaacagaGACTTAGATCAGGGATTTATCCTCATCTACGAGTTTCAGAAAGGTTGAAACTGTTAGGAGATTAGAGATCTTGGGAAGCTgttttaagattagggttttgtaGATCTtttagaaatcttgaagagagagTAACCCTCGGTGCTGCATCGGAATATTGGAGGAAAGAAACTAGTCGGAAGATATCAAGTCAAAGATTAGTTGATGGCCAGAACACCAGATCGAGCAAGGCACTTGATAGCGACGAGGATAAGTAAACGTTTGGAAacgaaaagaagaggaagaatggAAAGGGGAGATGCATCAAATGCAGGGGAAAGACAAGGCGTGAACAGGCGGCGGAATAATCAGACTAATGAATATGGCTTTCGGGAAGGCTCGGTACACACTTCCGACACAGACACTATTGCAGAGGAAGAAATGACTCACGAGGAGTTGGAAGAGAACATTAACGAAGAACACATCACGTTGGAGCAGCTAAGGGAGACACTTCGACTTGAACGGGAACGAGATAGGGATCTAGGAACAACACACCCGAATGATAAGGAAAAATGCTAGGTTGGAGCAGCAAAATCGCCAACTAAACGAGGAGGAAGAAGTAGACTCCATGGATCTCATGGACTCGGAAGGAAATACTATATCGTCAGGGTAAGAAGAGCCATGACGGAGGAGAGTTTCCCACCAGGACAACGGAGGAGAGCGACGAAGAACAAGGCAAAGGGAAGATAGTGGTGAAAGAGATCTGAGGAGAGCATTGGAGGCAACACGATGGGAAGAGCAAAGACGGAGGT
Proteins encoded in this window:
- the LOC113339795 gene encoding probable WRKY transcription factor 41, encoding MLTGTKSEAGNQSQITGSQSDVIQSDSPRSIDRSPCSNYKSDLNGNASKKRKTLQRWTEQVRVCEHTGLEEPVDDGYSWRKYGQKDILGANYPRGYHRCTHSNAQGCLARKQVQRSDEDSSMFSVTYCGRRTCIQGAHLLPGKSQNRQDQQDQRRIKTQETIINFQTSSCHSKTEDFITTQAVLRSPSFSFPSASIPISSCTDKESNNDNNNNNIFSSTTPDNHFMTSPFSSSPTISESSSFSPYQVSYFDGGQNLETSDYEVCEFSSTLDSQDLYLGFDFPYGSQYPFDSPH